The DNA window TACCTTCCGGCAGAGCGAGGTTGAGTCCCAACCCTCTCTTGCTCGAGTTGTAGTTAGCCGAGAACTGGCTTCGATTGATTCCAGGCTCTCCGTCCTTGAATGGTGCGCCACCTCGCAGGACGTCTGGCCTGGTCACGGATTCAACTCGGATTACATCGGCCCCGAAATCGGCAAGATGCTTTATCGTTATCGGCCCAACACCCACCCAAGTGAAGTCAAGCACCTTGATTCCGTCGAAGGGCATCGCGGAGTCTGGATATTTGGCGCTACTAGTGGTCTTATTGGGACCGCGTTCCGGCCTTGCTTCTGAGAGCACCTCGTCGTTGTGTTCACCCAGTCTTGGAGCCGGGCGCCTTATCCGGATCGGGCTCGCGCCAAACTTGATAAACGGTCCCAAGTGAGTCAGGTCCCGCCCCAGGACGGGATACTCCACATCACACCAGAACTCTCTCGCCTCTAGTTGCTCGCTCTTGGCTATGTCCTCGACTGTATTGCAGGGGGCGAGCAGCATCCCAAGTTCAATTGCCCTGAGGAAGAGATCGAGTTTCGTCTTCGTGGCTACAAACGACTCGAACTCACCCTGGATAGCTTCAAACTCAGCCATGCTCTCCGGGTCACTCGCGTTCACACTTAAGAAATTCCACTGCTCCCAGTCGATGCCAAGTAGCCACCCCGGCGCGACCCCTTCTTCGGCCATCCAGATGGTGAGGCCCGAAAGGGTCCTCGGAGCTGCCACCAGGCTCACATGACCGTCAAGACACGCATAAACGTGCCGGACGGCTAGCTGTCCCCTCGAACGGAATGCCCCATCACGTTCCATGTTTACACCGTGGAGAGGTGGAAAAGGGGTGGCATTCATGAGCGTCCAGATTACCGCCGTCTGCATGGAGACATCGACGTGCTGACCCTTGCCGGTCTTCTGCCTATTCCAGAATGCAGCCATCGTGCCTGCTGCCGCGTGCGCCCCGGCATGAAGTTCTGCCTGAGGAGCGCTAACTCGAACTGGGGGGCGGTCCGCGTCTCCGCAGAGGTACTGCATGCCGCCCATAGACCAAGCCACAAGGTCTGGAGCTTCGAATTGTGCGTAGGGACCGGTTTGTCCGTATGGCGTAATCGACGTGTAGACAAGCCCGGGATTGACGACCTCGAGGTCAGCGTAGCTCAAACCCCTGGACGCCAGATCTCCAGGCATGAACGACTCGATCAGGATGTCAGCCCCACTAGCAAGAGCCTTGAACTTTTCGCGTCCGTCGAGTGAGTCCAAGTCTAGTGTCACTCCGCGCTTGTTGACGCAATACGCTGCCCAGAAGAGGCTGCTATCAGGCCCAGCCTGACCGTCGACAAATGGCCCAACTGACCTAGTGGCACTTCCAGAAGGGGGCTCGATCTTGATCACATCGGCCCCCAGGTCCGCCAGCACCTTTCCGCACCAGTTGAAACCACCTTCCGCGAGGTCGAGAACCCTGTAAGGTGTCAGTGGCTGCAGATCGACGTCTGACTGGAGCATTGCGGATTCCTACGGAGGTTGGGGTGCACTCAGCGTATTTGAGGGCAATGAGACTGTCAATCAGAGGTTAGTCTGCCGCCTGTCTGACTGAAGCCTTGTCGGAAGTGGGAGCTGCTTGAACCTCAGGAGTCTCCGACTCTGGCTGGTATTGCTGGCCCTTGAAGGCGGAGGCAACTACGCCGGCCAGCACCACGACCGCCATAATCGAGTATGCGACCCTAAGTCCTGATGTGAATGCACCGAGCAGTCCCTCGCTGCCTTCGGCCGTGACACCTGCAAGAGTCGGCTCGTATCCAAGCGTACCCATCGTGGCTGTCACGATTGCCGTGGCAATCGCGATGCTGCAAAGGTTGCCCGAATTGCGTACGAGGTTGAGGAACCCCGAAATAACTCCGAACTTGCTCGGTTCAACAGCACTGAGTATTGATGAATTATTCGGCGCATTGAAGAGGCCGATGCCGGTGCTCTGCATGATCATACCCGCCATCGCGAGCCAGAATGGAGAGGTCGGTTGGAGAGTCGAGAGGATCAGCAGCCCACCTGCCGACACCAGCAACCC is part of the Dehalococcoidia bacterium genome and encodes:
- a CDS encoding CoA transferase, with product MLQSDVDLQPLTPYRVLDLAEGGFNWCGKVLADLGADVIKIEPPSGSATRSVGPFVDGQAGPDSSLFWAAYCVNKRGVTLDLDSLDGREKFKALASGADILIESFMPGDLASRGLSYADLEVVNPGLVYTSITPYGQTGPYAQFEAPDLVAWSMGGMQYLCGDADRPPVRVSAPQAELHAGAHAAAGTMAAFWNRQKTGKGQHVDVSMQTAVIWTLMNATPFPPLHGVNMERDGAFRSRGQLAVRHVYACLDGHVSLVAAPRTLSGLTIWMAEEGVAPGWLLGIDWEQWNFLSVNASDPESMAEFEAIQGEFESFVATKTKLDLFLRAIELGMLLAPCNTVEDIAKSEQLEAREFWCDVEYPVLGRDLTHLGPFIKFGASPIRIRRPAPRLGEHNDEVLSEARPERGPNKTTSSAKYPDSAMPFDGIKVLDFTWVGVGPITIKHLADFGADVIRVESVTRPDVLRGGAPFKDGEPGINRSQFSANYNSSKRGLGLNLALPEGRELVNDLIKEWKPDIIAESFTPRVMAGWGLAYDDVRHILPDVIYLSTCQQGQTGPHSSFAGFGQLAGAMAGFYHITGWPDREPAGPYGAYSDFVNPPNAAVALVAALEFRRRSSKGQHLDLSQYECATHFLAPAIMDYLTNGTVLNRRGNEDDASAPHNVYRCADRERRHTGQGEQWIAIAVTTDTQWRTLCVQMGRGELAEDPRFSTAEARRDRGELIDRLISEWTRDKSARELMVQLQDAGVPAGVVQSQADLWEDPQIAHRGFFQWLEHAECGPMPYDGLSYHLSKTPGALRMPQALVGQHNSEILGEVLGLDNPAVDALLERGVLEQS